Proteins from a genomic interval of Uloborus diversus isolate 005 chromosome 4, Udiv.v.3.1, whole genome shotgun sequence:
- the LOC129219701 gene encoding calreticulin-like has product MLYILSALLLISSHVSAKIYFKEEFNDGDAWEGRWTQSEHSGKEWGNFVLTHGKFYGDPEISKGVQTSQDARFYGLSTKFEPFSNKDKTLVVQFSVKHEQNIDCGGGYLKIFDCSLDPKDLHGDSPYLIMFGPDICGPGTKKVHAIFTYKGKNLLINKEIRCKDDQYTHLYTFIIKPDNTYVVKIDNEKVESGELEKDWDFLPPKKIKDPEAKKPEDWDDNPKIEDPEDKKPEDWDQPEYIPDPDAVKPEDWDDEMDGEWEPPQINNPAFKGEWKPRLLDNPNYKGPWIHPEIDNPEYVADASLYKYDEICAVALDLWQVKSGTIFDNFLITDDETEAEKHGRDTWGAIKEAEKKMKEKQEEEERKAAEAKTSEEEDDDDDDEENELEETDASDSTDETTETDTHDEL; this is encoded by the coding sequence ATGCTGTACATTTTATCAGCGTTACTTTTAATTTCTTCTCATGTTAGtgccaaaatatatttcaaagaagAATTCAATGATGGCGATGCTTGGGAGGGAAGATGGACTCAATCCGAACATTCCGGCAAAGAGTGGGGCAACTTTGTCTTGACCCATGGAAAATTTTATGGTGATCCTGAAATAAGCAAAGGAGTACAAACTTCTCAAGACGCTAGGTTTTATGGTCTGTCTACAAAATTCGAACCTTTTAGCAACAAAGATAAAACTTTAGTTGTGCAATTCTCGGTAAAGCACGAACAGAACATCGATTGCGGAGGAGgctatttgaaaatatttgactgTAGCCTGGATCCAAAAGATCTTCATGGAGATTCGCCTTATTTAATCATGTTTGGTCCTGACATCTGTGGTCCTGGAACAAAAAAAGTGCATGCCATCTTCACCTACAAAGGCAAAAATTTATTGATCAACAAAGAAATCCGATGCAAGGACGATCAATACACTCATCTGTATACTTTCATCATCAAGCCAGATAATACTTATGTTGTCAAAATCGATAACGAGAAGGTTGAAAGCGGGGAGCTAGAAAAAGATTGGGATTTCTTGCCTCCAAAGAAAATCAAGGACCCTGAAGCCAAGAAGCCTGAGGATTGGGATGACAACCCTAAAATTGAAGACCCAGAGGACAAGAAGCCAGAAGATTGGGATCAACCCGAATATATTCCCGATCCTGATGCAGTTAAACCAGAAGATTGGGATGATGAGATGGATGGGGAATGGGAGCCCCCGCAGATCAACAACCCTGCATTCAAAGGCGAGTGGAAACCACGACTTCTTGACAATCCTAACTACAAAGGTCCATGGATCCATCCTGAGATCGACAATCCTGAATACGTTGCCGATGCCAGTCTCTACAAATATGACGAAATATGTGCAGTGGCACTCGATTTGTGGCAGGTGAAATCAGGCACAATATTCGACAATTTCCTGATCACTGATGACGAAACTGAAGCAGAGAAGCATGGAAGAGATACATGGGGTGCTATCAAAGAAGCAGAGAAGAAAATGAAGGAAAAGCAAGAGGAAGAAGAGCGTAAAGCTGCCGAGGCCAAGACCAGCGAAGAAGAGGATGATGATGATGACGACGAGGAAAATGAATTAGAAGAAACTGATGCTTCTGACTCGACTGATGAGACAACAGAAACTGATACCCACGATGAACTTTAG